In Neosynechococcus sphagnicola sy1, the genomic stretch ATAACACTCAAATCACAATTGCGGCATAAAATCAAGGTGTTGTTTCATACAACAGAGATGATAAAGACGCTTTGGGCTACGGTTCGACAGGGCAAAATTGAGCTATTGGAATCAGCAGAGTTACCGGAAGGGATGAGGGTATTAGTAACACTTTTACCTGACGACGAGACTGAGTTCTGGTTACAAGCAAGCCTAACATCGCTTGATGCAGTTTGGGACAATGCTGAGGATGATGTATATGCCGAGCTACTCCAAGCATGACATTATCTTGGTGCGATATCCTTTCTCCAATTTGTCAAGTTCAAAGGTAAGACCTGCTGTGGTTGTGAGTCCATCGCACCCGTCGCAAGACATTATGATTACCCCTTTAACAAGCAAAACAAGTTCGTTGCTGGCAGGAGAGTTTATGCTATCTGAGTGGGCAGGAGCGGGCTTAAATGTAGCTACTGCGGTCAAAAGAGGTATCTACACAGTGCATGAAAGTTTGATGATAAAAGTAATTGGTCAGTTAATGGATATTGATGCCAAACAACTTGAGAAATCTTTGCAAGACTGGTTAGGGTTGTAGTCTGAGCTATATCACAACTATGAGC encodes the following:
- a CDS encoding type II toxin-antitoxin system PemK/MazF family toxin, which produces MPSYSKHDIILVRYPFSNLSSSKVRPAVVVSPSHPSQDIMITPLTSKTSSLLAGEFMLSEWAGAGLNVATAVKRGIYTVHESLMIKVIGQLMDIDAKQLEKSLQDWLGL